A portion of the Malassezia japonica chromosome 3, complete sequence genome contains these proteins:
- a CDS encoding glyceraldehyde-3-phosphate dehydrogenase (phosphorylating) (COG:G; EggNog:ENOG503NUCI): MSVNIGINGFGRIGRIVFRNAVEHSEANVVAINDPFIDLDYMVYMLKYDSTHGRFNGEVSAKDGKLVVNGKSIAVFAERDPAAIPWSKEGAAYIVESTGVFTTIEKASAHLKGGAKKVVISAPSADAPMYVCGVNLDSYDPSHQVVSNASCTTNCLAPLAKVIHDKFGIVEGLMSTVHATTATQKTVDGPSAKDWRGGRTAADNIIPSSTGAAKAVGKVIPSLNGKLTGMAFRVPTTDVSVVDLTARLEKGASYDEIKAEVKRASENELKGILSYTEDAVVSQDFVGNPNSSIFDATAGIQLSPNFVKLVSWYDNEWGMYIPSVT, from the coding sequence ATGTCTGTTAACATTGGTATCAACGGTTTTGGCCGCATTGGCCGTATCGTCTTCCGTAACGCTGTCGAGCACAGCGAGGCGAACGTCGTTGCCATCAACGACCCCTTCATTGACCTCGACTACATGGTCTACATGCTCAAGTACGACTCGACCCACGGCCGCTTCAACGGTGAGGTCAGCGCCAAGGACGGCAAGCTCGTTGTCAACGGCAAGAGCATCGCTGTCTTTGCTGAGCGCGACCCCGCGGCCATCCCCTGGAGCAAGGAGGGTGCCGCCTACATTGTCGAGTCGACTGGTGTCTTCACCACCATCGAGAAGGCCTCGGCCCACCTGAAGGGCGGTGCCAAGAAGGTCGTCATCTCGGCCCCCTCGGCTGACGCCCCCATGTACGTGTGCGGTGTGAACCTCGACTCGTACGACCCCTCGCACCAGGTTGTGTCGAACGCCAGCTGCACCACCAACTGCCTGGCTCCCCTTGCCAAGGTCATCCACGACAAGTTCGGCATCGTCGAGGGTCTCATGTCGACCGTCCACGCTACCACTGCCACCCAGAAGACCGTTGACGGTCCCTCGGCCAAGGACTGGCGTGGTGGCCGTACCGCCGCTGACAACATCATCCCCTCGAGCACTGGTGCTGCCAAGGCCGTCGGCAAGGTTATCCCCAGCCTCAACGGCAAGCTCACCGGTATGGCTTTCCGTGTCCCGACCACCGACGTGTCGGTTGTCGACCTGACTGCCCGCCTCGAGAAGGGTGCCTCGTACGACGAGATCAAGGCCGAGGTGAAGCGCGCCTCGGAGAACGAGCTCAAGGGCATCCTCTCGTACACCGAGGACGCTGTTGTCTCGCAGGACTTTGTTGGCAACCCCAACAGCTCCATCTTCGACGCTACGGCCGGTATCCAGCTGAGCCCCAACTTTGTGAAGCTCGTTTCGTGGTACGACAACGAGTGGGGTATGTATATTCCTTCTGTGACATGA
- the SKI6 gene encoding Exosome non-catalytic core component (COG:J; EggNog:ENOG503NW91), which yields MLIAGVLPTSINACTLALMDAGIPMADYVTALTCGLYGSTALLDLNLTEQSDLPFVTMAVLPRSGKVPLMLLDTRIHMDRFSAMVGVCVDATQVIRDEMDVAMRYRTEKLAQAMSGARQGPTADAMAQDA from the coding sequence ATGCTGATCGCAGGTGTTCTCCCCACATCAATTAATGCGTGCACGCTGGCGCTGATGGACGCTGGTATTCCCATGGCCGACTATGTGACGGCTCTTACTTGCGGCCTCTATGGCTCCACGGCGCTCCTGGATCTCAACCTGACCGAGCAGTCAGACCTCCCCTTTGTCACTATGGCGGTCCTGCCCCGTTCTGGCAAGGTCCCTCTGATGCTGCTGGACACTCGTATCCATATGGACCGATTTTCTGCCATGGTCGGCGTCTGTGTGGACGCTACGCAAGTGATCCGGGACGAGATGGATGTTGCTATGCGGTACCGGACGGAAAAACTCGCTCAGGCGatgagcggcgcgcggcaggGGCCTACGGCCGATGCTATGGCCCAGGACGCATAG